CTCACAAGACAAAGTCTGCCATGTAAACGGAACCGACCCTCGAGCCTTCGAACCTGGCCCCGCTTGACCCCGAGACGATTAGCCACCGCTCTAGCGCCATAGCCCTGCTCAAATAGTTCCACTGCTTGTTCACGCTGAGCCTGGCTCAGCTTGCTGCGTGGATGCATAGAAAAACTCCCCATAATCTGGTTTCTGATTTCTCAGTCCGGATTATGGGGAGCAGTTCAGCCTCACGGGCTTTTTTGCTTATCGACGCTTTCTTACATCCGTCTATTGATGATGGAAAACCCTATGCGCTAAAACACTTTTCTGACTGCCCGGAACAACATGCTCCGCCACAGCTTTACGCCACTGCTTAAAGTGCGGTGCATTGCGATGATCTTCTACCGCGTCGCGATCGTCATAGAGTTCAAAGAACATGAAATGGTGATCATCATCAATATCTTGGGAAACATCAAAGTAGTGGCATCCGGGCTCATCAGTGAAGCTGCGCTCAGCATTCGTCTTGATCGCGTCGAGGAAATTCTCCAAGTGTCCAGGTTTCACTTGTAGATTTACGGTGAGTGAAAGCATGAGTAGTCTCCTTAGTTAGCTAGCCCTTGAAGTTCTTCCCACGTTTTTGCAGGAAGCGGGATACCGTCACGAAGATGCGCGCGATGCGCCCGATCTTCCAGTTCGCCGGGATAGAAGATCTCCTCAAACCCCTGCGCTTTCGGAGTGGATTTCACCTCATCGACCAGGTCGCTTAGTGCGTCCTCGAAATCTGTGGGATCGCGAAATGCCGCGACATCTAGCGCAATGAACAGATGTCCCGCACCACCTCTGGGGGAGGGTTCATAGGGGCCATGAACTTTTGTCCCATGCTGCGAACCCGTGAGCACACCTGAAAGAACATCCATCATGAAACTGATGGCGTAACCCTTGTGGCCAGCCATGGGCAAGATGACGCCGTCGATAGCTTCTGAAGGGTCTGTCGTTGGTGCACCTTCACTCGTGATCGCCCACGTCTCGGGGATCTCAATGCCTTGCTGGCGAGCTTGGTAAATCTTTCCGCGAGCAACAGCTGTGTTGGCCATATCCACAACCGCAGCACTTTCACCAAAGGGTGCGGCTATCGACCATGGATTGGTGCCTAATTTTTTCTCCCGCCCACCCCACGGAGCCATCGCAGGGGACGCGTTGGTAGTCAAGATGGAGACACACCCTTGGGCCGCTGCGCGCCGGGTGAAGTACATCGCGGTGCCAAAGTGATTGGAATTCTTTACGGCAACTGCACCAATGCCGTGCGTTTTTGCCCTTGAAACAGCTTCTGCGCGCGCATGGTTGGTGAGAACCTGACCGATTCCGTCATTGCCGTCGATGGTGAGCACCGCGCCAAGATCACTAATTACTCGCATGTCGTTGACTGCTTTCATCGCACCAGATTGCAATCGACGCACATACCACGGAAGACGCAGTACTCCATGGGAAAGATGTCCCCACAGATCTGCTTGGACGAGGCTATCGGCAACAAGGTGCGCATCGTCGTTAGGGACGCCGACGGCTTCCAAAATGTGGGTCGACATCTCAATAAGTGTTGTGGCGTCGGTGATGACGTCTGTGTCCTGGGTTTCTATCAGCATTGCGCCCCTTTACGTTATAGGTATACCTAAAGGTATACCTATAACGTAGGTGTGGAGCAACTAAAGCAGAAGGGAATGGACGTTAGGCTTGGAGATTCACCGCGCCGAAGTCCCCTGTGACCAGGGACTTTAAGATGCTTTGTTCCACATGGATCAAATGCTGCCGACAAAAGTGCGCTGCTGCATCACTATCTCCCGTGGCAATTGCGGTGCACATATTGATGTGCTCTTGAACCGATTGCTGAAGGCGATCATCATCGGAATGCGCGATAACGCGAAGCCTAGTGGTGTGAGGTTGCAGGCCGGCGATGCTCTTTTCCAAGAACCGATTGTTGGCATGCTGCGAGATGAGTTCATCAAAAGCACTGGTCAGATCGGTGAACTGGGTTAAGAAATCGGTAACCTCGCGGTCGAGATGCAGAAACTTTAGCGACAACAACTCAAATTTTTGTTTGAGGGAAGGCTCGTTGACAGTACGCTGGGCGATGCTTTCGACTGTGGCGATTTCAATGATGCGTCGAAACTCGAAGAGATCTTTGATTGCCTGGATCGACAGGGGCGCAACCATGGGGGCTTGACGAGGTTCCAAAATGACTAATTCATCGGCTGCGAGTCGACGAAGAGCGTCGCGGACGGGGGTTCGGGATGCGCCAGTGTGCTCCACCAACCACACCTCGGACATGCGCTGACCTGGCTGAAGCGCACCGAGTTCAATTTCGTGGCGAATCTGGGTGTAAACCTGGTCGGCTTTGCGTGATGCGGGCATGGTTTCACCCTAGTACACCGGTTTGTGGGAAGGATGGGTGCGTCGAAAAGCGCTTTTGGGGCGCTATGCGCCGTGTTTAGAGGTCTTGCGGGAGTTGCTCCATGC
The window above is part of the Corynebacterium deserti GIMN1.010 genome. Proteins encoded here:
- a CDS encoding Ldh family oxidoreductase — its product is MLIETQDTDVITDATTLIEMSTHILEAVGVPNDDAHLVADSLVQADLWGHLSHGVLRLPWYVRRLQSGAMKAVNDMRVISDLGAVLTIDGNDGIGQVLTNHARAEAVSRAKTHGIGAVAVKNSNHFGTAMYFTRRAAAQGCVSILTTNASPAMAPWGGREKKLGTNPWSIAAPFGESAAVVDMANTAVARGKIYQARQQGIEIPETWAITSEGAPTTDPSEAIDGVILPMAGHKGYAISFMMDVLSGVLTGSQHGTKVHGPYEPSPRGGAGHLFIALDVAAFRDPTDFEDALSDLVDEVKSTPKAQGFEEIFYPGELEDRAHRAHLRDGIPLPAKTWEELQGLAN
- a CDS encoding GntR family transcriptional regulator; the protein is MPASRKADQVYTQIRHEIELGALQPGQRMSEVWLVEHTGASRTPVRDALRRLAADELVILEPRQAPMVAPLSIQAIKDLFEFRRIIEIATVESIAQRTVNEPSLKQKFELLSLKFLHLDREVTDFLTQFTDLTSAFDELISQHANNRFLEKSIAGLQPHTTRLRVIAHSDDDRLQQSVQEHINMCTAIATGDSDAAAHFCRQHLIHVEQSILKSLVTGDFGAVNLQA
- a CDS encoding putative quinol monooxygenase — protein: MLSLTVNLQVKPGHLENFLDAIKTNAERSFTDEPGCHYFDVSQDIDDDHHFMFFELYDDRDAVEDHRNAPHFKQWRKAVAEHVVPGSQKSVLAHRVFHHQ